Proteins co-encoded in one Oncorhynchus kisutch isolate 150728-3 linkage group LG1, Okis_V2, whole genome shotgun sequence genomic window:
- the LOC109884252 gene encoding serine hydrolase-like protein isoform X1 yields the protein MQTLKGVRHLMTSATMKQAVTEFNMPVPWGEIRGKVWGPDHGRPILCLHGWADNCGTFNTLIPLLPKEWKCVAVDMAGHGLSSHRPPGVFYSFPAYVADIRRVIGALQWKRFSIIGHSMGGNVAGMFSALYPEMVESVVLLDSYGFLPTDAKELHTVIRQGFEGMLEFEKKKDEKKEKVYTYENALMRLLAANPTLSEQSAHILLERGLAQVEGGVVFTRDFRINLKNVVRVSLEQSLELQSRIQARVLVVLAEEGFEKMFSEPQQKTFTSTLLLGYKDQSGMVVNVPGDHHVHLNTPETVAQLVTDFLQKEAPSHSTAEDTQAAKL from the exons ATGCAAACTTTGAAAGGAGTCAGACACTTGATGACATCAGCTACCATGAAACAAGCAG TGACAGAGTTCAATATGCCAGTGCCGTGGGGAGAGATAAGGGGCAAGGTCTGGGGTCCTGACCATGGTCGACCAATACTCTGCCTGCACGGCTGGGCAGACAACTGTGGCACTTTCAACACCCTCATTCCACTGCTGCCAAAAG agtGGAAGTGTGTAGCTGTGGATATGGCTGGCCATGGCCTCTCCTCCCATAGACCTCCTGGAGTCTTCTACAGCTTTCCTGCTTATGTGGCTGACATACGGCGAGTCATTGGAG CTCTCCAATGGAAGAGATTCTCTATTATCGGACACAGTATGG GTGGCAATGTAGCTGGAATG TTCAGTGCGTTGTATCCAGAGATGGTGGAGTCAGTGGTTCTCCTGGACTCCTATGGATTCTTACCCACAGACGCA AAGGAATTGCATACGGTGATAAGACAGGGATTTGAAGGAATGCTTGAGTTTGAGAAGAAGAAAGATGAGAAGAAAGAGAAGGTTTACACCTATGAGAACGCATTGATGAG GCTTTTGGCAGCAAACCCCACTCTCTCGGAGCAGTCAGCCCACATTCTTCTAGAACGAGGACTCGCTCAGGTTGAAGGAG GGGTGGTGTTCACCCGAGACTTTAGAATCAATCTG AAAAACGTTGTGCGTGTCAGTCTGGAGCAGAGTCTGGAGTTGCAGTCCAGGATACAGGCCAGAGTTCTAGTAGTGCT GGCAGAGGAGGGGTTTGAGAAGATGTTTTCTGAACCACAACAGAAGACATTTACCTCAACGCTACTTCTAGGGTATAAAGACCAAAGC ggcatGGTGGTTAACGTACCTGGTGATCATCATGTCCACCTGAACACCCCTGAGACTGTGGCTCAACTCGTCACTGACTTCCTCCAGAAAGAAGCTCCTTCACACAGCACTGCAGAGGATACACAGGCAGCCAAGTTATAA
- the LOC109884252 gene encoding serine hydrolase-like protein isoform X2: MQTLKGVRHLMTSATMKQAVTEFNMPVPWGEIRGKVWGPDHGRPILCLHGWADNCGTFNTLIPLLPKEWKCVAVDMAGHGLSSHRPPGVFYSFPAYVADIRRVIGALQWKRFSIIGHSMGGNVAGMKELHTVIRQGFEGMLEFEKKKDEKKEKVYTYENALMRLLAANPTLSEQSAHILLERGLAQVEGGVVFTRDFRINLKNVVRVSLEQSLELQSRIQARVLVVLAEEGFEKMFSEPQQKTFTSTLLLGYKDQSGMVVNVPGDHHVHLNTPETVAQLVTDFLQKEAPSHSTAEDTQAAKL; the protein is encoded by the exons ATGCAAACTTTGAAAGGAGTCAGACACTTGATGACATCAGCTACCATGAAACAAGCAG TGACAGAGTTCAATATGCCAGTGCCGTGGGGAGAGATAAGGGGCAAGGTCTGGGGTCCTGACCATGGTCGACCAATACTCTGCCTGCACGGCTGGGCAGACAACTGTGGCACTTTCAACACCCTCATTCCACTGCTGCCAAAAG agtGGAAGTGTGTAGCTGTGGATATGGCTGGCCATGGCCTCTCCTCCCATAGACCTCCTGGAGTCTTCTACAGCTTTCCTGCTTATGTGGCTGACATACGGCGAGTCATTGGAG CTCTCCAATGGAAGAGATTCTCTATTATCGGACACAGTATGG GTGGCAATGTAGCTGGAATG AAGGAATTGCATACGGTGATAAGACAGGGATTTGAAGGAATGCTTGAGTTTGAGAAGAAGAAAGATGAGAAGAAAGAGAAGGTTTACACCTATGAGAACGCATTGATGAG GCTTTTGGCAGCAAACCCCACTCTCTCGGAGCAGTCAGCCCACATTCTTCTAGAACGAGGACTCGCTCAGGTTGAAGGAG GGGTGGTGTTCACCCGAGACTTTAGAATCAATCTG AAAAACGTTGTGCGTGTCAGTCTGGAGCAGAGTCTGGAGTTGCAGTCCAGGATACAGGCCAGAGTTCTAGTAGTGCT GGCAGAGGAGGGGTTTGAGAAGATGTTTTCTGAACCACAACAGAAGACATTTACCTCAACGCTACTTCTAGGGTATAAAGACCAAAGC ggcatGGTGGTTAACGTACCTGGTGATCATCATGTCCACCTGAACACCCCTGAGACTGTGGCTCAACTCGTCACTGACTTCCTCCAGAAAGAAGCTCCTTCACACAGCACTGCAGAGGATACACAGGCAGCCAAGTTATAA
- the mb gene encoding myoglobin, whose protein sequence is MDNFDMVLKCWGPVKADYNKHGGLVLSRLFAEHPDTLKLFPKFAGIAAGDLSGNTAVAAHGATVLKQLCELLKAKGDHAAIKLLATTHATKHKIALNNFTLITEIICKVMGEEAGLDGAGQEALRQVMGVIIADIDVTYKELGFAG, encoded by the exons ATGGATAACTTTGACATGGTTCTGAAGTGCTGGGGGCCAGTGAAGGCTGACTACAACAAACACGGAGGACTGGTTCTGAGCCG TCTGTTTGCAGAGCACCCAGACACCCTGAAGTTGTTCCCTAAGTTCGCAGGCATTGCCGCGGGCGACCTGTCAGGGAACACAGCAGTAGCTGCCCACGGGGCCACTGTGCTTAAGCAGCTGTGTGAGCTGCTGAAAGCTAAAGGTGACCACGCTGCCATCAAGCTCCTGGCAACCACCCACGCCACCAAGCACAAGATTGCCCTCAACAACTTCACG CTCATCACTGAGATCATCTGCAAAGTGATGGGTGAGGAGGCAGGGCTGGACGGGGCAGGACAGGAAGCTCTGAGGCAGGTGATGGGTGTGATCATAGCTGACATCGATGTCACCTACAAGGAGCTGGGCTTTGCTGGCTAA